From Candoia aspera isolate rCanAsp1 chromosome 8, rCanAsp1.hap2, whole genome shotgun sequence, a single genomic window includes:
- the SOWAHB gene encoding ankyrin repeat domain-containing protein SOWAHB codes for MAQELSQAELLDFLCRAGGRVANAALLGHFRRFLRAPDAPPAELQHRRELFKGFVNSVATVRQEGPDAAKYVVLRKRYRELVGEEPKPPPVSARCDGRTAESPPVPPGRPLQPHQAGWERARRAPGAACRGAVPGPRREAERAGRRSDGELVAGRRAGRCLPGAPGTGAGPPLPAHPAVGCLESPPAPCALAGGKQCRRPRPAEPAAPEPLLLQEGAQKSNGLRLPVGETGALPSAGSVQQRIRDWIVTHHSAFPEPFPPLEEEACLVRACPPRGSLDSQLRPASPEVFRSIRCQLSLQDLEDHIKLESSASEESSSASRESNSQQEGGEMGRVNGCIQNSVWCEGPEGTPHINGLVVPLAQASQGHRNGKSPLNVSLLHQVVRRATTLGQAEDRDSKWQSKDRSKPKRMGRPPSPNLDAPLTLGLVPRQGPVAHAPFVERLAPSTEGSAEHRSSLVPLDSREHAWLVKVATGSWMQAQVLLREDPHLALRRDFISGFTVLHWLAKHGNAQVLQDFVTGAREAGIVLDVNVRSGCGYTPLHLAAIHSHPLVMKILVQRLRCQTQARDSTGKKPWQYLSASVSGEIWQLLEGPRGRTIFPAHPIVRASSSSNSSPARKVSRKSSLAAYLKPQHMKWKRGTKCPPLQETEEYSD; via the coding sequence ATGGCGCAGGAGTTGAGCCAAGCCGAGCTCCTGGACTTCCTCTGCCGGGCCGGGGGGCGAGTGGCCAACGCCGCCCTGCTGGGCCACTTCAGGCGCTTCTTGCGCGCCCCCGACGCGCCCCCGGCTGAGCTCCAGCACCGCCGGGAGCTCTTCAAGGGCTTCGTCAACTCCGTGGCCACGGTGAGACAGGAGGGGCCCGACGCGGCCAAGTACGTGGTGCTCAGAAAGCGGTACCGAGAGCTGGTCGGGGAGGAGCCCAAACCCCCGCCCGTCTCCGCGCGCTGCGACGGCCGGACCGCCGAGTCGCCGCCGGTTCCACCCGGCCGACCACTGCAGCCCCACCAAGCCGGGTGGGAGCGCGCGCGCAGGGCGCCCGGCGCCGCTTGCCGCGGTGCAGTTCCCGGGCCGCGGCGGGAAGCGGAGCGCGCCGGTCGGCGCTCGGATGGAGAACTCGTGGCGGGCCGGCGGGCCGGCAGGTGCCTCCCCGGCGCGCCTGGGACAGGAGCGGGGCCTCCGCTGCCTGCCCATCCCGCCGTGGGCTGCCTGGAAAGCCCTCCGGCCCCGTGCGCCCTGGCTGGAGGTAAACAGTGTCGCCGGCCGCGCCCCGCGGAGCCAGCCGCCCCGGAACCGCTGCTCCTACAGGAAGGGGCGCAGAAGTCGAACGGCCTCCGTCTACCCGTGGGAGAAACGGGCGCGCTTCCGAGTGCTGGCAGTGTCCAGCAAAGGATTCGGGACTGGATAGTTACCCATCATTCTGCCTTCCCCGAGCCCTTCCCGCCCCTCGAAGAGGAGGCCTGCCTGGTCAGAGCCTGCCCCCCTAGGGGGTCCCTGGATTCCCAGCTCAGGCCAGCGTCCCCAGAGGTCTTCCGCAGCATCCGATGCCAGCTTTCCTTGCAGGACTTGGAGGACCACATTAAGCTGGAGAGCTCTGCCAGTGAAGAGAGCAGCAGCGCCAGCAGGGAAAGCAACTCCCAACAAGAGGGAGGGGAAATGGGCAGGGTGAACGGGTGCATCCAGAACTCAGTGTGGTGCGAGGGCCCTGAAGGCACCCCTCACATCAACGGTCTGGTGGTGCCCCTTGCCCAGGCCAGCCAAGGCCACAGGAATGGCAAGTCCCCTCTTAATGTTTCTTTGCTCCATCAGGTTGTTAGGAGAGCCACCACTTTGGGACAAGCAGAAGACAGAGATTCCAAGTGGCAGAGTAAGGATCGATCGAAGCCAAAGAGGATGGGCAGACCACCATCCCCAAATCTGGATGCCCCCTTAACTCTCGGGTTAGTTCCCAGACAAGGACCCGTGGCACATGCCCCGTTTGTGGAAAGGCTGGCCCCCAGCACAGAGGGGTCTGCTGAGCACAGGTCTTCCTTGGTGCCCCTGGACTCTCGAGAACACGCCTGGCTTGTCAAGGTGGCCACCGGCTCCTGGATGCAGGCCCAGGTGCTGCTCCGGGAAGATCCACATCTCGCCCTCCGCAGGGACTTCATCTCGGGTTTCACAGTGCTGCACTGGCTGGCTAAGCATGGGAACGCCCAGGTGCTACAAGACTTTGTCACTGGTGCCAGGGAAGCGGGGATTGTCCTGGACGTGAATGTCAGGTCTGGTTGTGGCTACACCCCTCTGCACCTGGCGGCCATCCACAGTCACCCCCTGGTCATGAAGATCCTGGTGCAGCGGCTGCGGTGCCAGACCCAGGCCCGGGACAGCACTGGCAAGAAGCCTTGGCAGTACTTGAGTGCCAGCGTCTCTGGAGAAATCTGGCAGCTCTTGGAGGGCCCTCGAGGCAGGACTATCTTCCCAGCTCATCCAATTGTCAGAGCCTCTTCTTCTTCTAATTCTTCCCCAGCCAGGAAAGTTAGCAGAAAGTCCTCCTTGGCAGCCTACTTGAAGCCTCAACACATGAAATGGAAAAGGGGGACCAAGTGCCCCCCCTTACAGGAGACTGAGGAATACAGTGATTGA
- the LOC134501978 gene encoding 16 kDa beta-galactoside-binding lectin-like, whose translation MNKCGVTATEFELHPGELLIVKGMILSESKEFAINLGKDCDNLVLHFNPRFDCKGDVNALVCNSKRAGAWEGEERPPDFPFHQNCEIQITFSFTDHDIRVKMEGSEEIVFPNRLELNVINYLEVDGDFRIKSVTFP comes from the exons ATGAACAAATGT GGAGTGACTGCTACGGAGTTTGAGCTTCATCCTGGAGAACTGCTCATAGTGAAGGGGATGATTTTATCAGAGAGCAAAGA ATTTGCGATAAATCTGGGCAAAGACTGCGACAACCTGGTGCTCCACTTCAACCCACGCTTTGACTGCAAGGGCGATGTGAACGCTCTAGTGTGCAACTCCAAGCGAGCTGGTGCCTGGGAAGGTGAGGAGAGACCACCCGACTTCCCTTTTCATCAGAATTGTGAAATTCAG ATCACCTTCAGTTTTACTGATCATGACATCCGAGTGAAAATGGAAGGGAGTGAAGAAATTGTCTTCCCCAACCGGCTGGAGCTTAATGTCATTAATTATCTTGAGGTGGACGGAGACTTCAGAATCAAGTCTGTGACGTTTCCCTGA